In Thauera aromatica K172, one DNA window encodes the following:
- a CDS encoding GntR family transcriptional regulator gives MMKPPPLQQRRLSDDIVARIETLIVEGSLQPGERLPAERALADEFGVSRPSLREAIQKLAARGLLVSRHGGGTFVNDRLGASFRDPMVELLERTPEAQRDLIEFRHTLEGACAYYAALRATAPDRERLTAAFEHVQACYQRKGRISRTEEGRIDAHFHLAIAEASHNALLLHTIRSLFELLERNIVTNIGGMCAIGSEVRDTLLTQHQALYTAITEGRAEDARRLASEHLDYVQQVLAEAQDEARRIERAQRRRALA, from the coding sequence ATGATGAAGCCCCCTCCCCTGCAGCAACGCCGCCTGTCCGACGACATCGTCGCGCGCATCGAAACCCTGATCGTCGAAGGCAGCCTGCAGCCGGGCGAACGCCTGCCAGCCGAGCGCGCCCTCGCCGATGAGTTCGGCGTTTCCCGGCCATCGCTGCGCGAGGCCATCCAGAAACTGGCCGCGCGCGGCTTGCTGGTCAGCCGCCACGGCGGCGGCACTTTCGTCAACGACCGGCTCGGGGCCTCGTTCCGCGATCCAATGGTGGAGCTGCTCGAACGGACTCCCGAGGCCCAGCGCGACCTGATCGAATTCCGCCACACTCTCGAAGGCGCCTGCGCCTACTATGCGGCGCTGCGCGCCACCGCGCCGGACCGGGAGCGGCTCACCGCTGCCTTCGAGCACGTGCAGGCGTGCTACCAGCGCAAGGGCCGGATCAGCCGCACGGAAGAAGGCCGCATCGACGCCCATTTCCACCTCGCGATCGCCGAGGCCAGTCACAATGCCCTCCTGCTGCACACCATCCGCAGCCTGTTCGAGCTACTCGAACGCAACATCGTGACCAACATCGGCGGCATGTGCGCGATCGGCAGCGAGGTCCGCGACACCTTGCTCACCCAGCACCAGGCGCTGTACACCGCGATCACGGAAGGACGGGCGGAAGACGCCCGCCGCCTCGCCAGCGAGCACCTGGACTACGTCCAGCAGGTGCTGGCCGAGGCCCAGGACGAAGCCCGGCGGATCGAGCGCGCGCAGCGCCGGCGCGCGCTGGCCTGA
- the cadR gene encoding Cd(II)/Pb(II)-responsive transcriptional regulator: MKIGELARVTGTPVETIRYYEREGLLAAPARTDGNFRIYEDTHAERLSFIRHCRSLDMSLDEIRILLRFKDAPGANCGDVNTLLDAHIVHVAARIRELRVLERQLKSLREQCPQARDAAHCGILHELSQPACPGAPISGGHVHGAHGGVRK, encoded by the coding sequence ATGAAAATCGGTGAGCTGGCCAGAGTGACCGGCACCCCGGTAGAGACCATCCGCTACTACGAGCGCGAAGGGTTGCTGGCCGCCCCGGCACGTACGGACGGCAATTTCCGCATCTACGAGGACACCCACGCCGAGCGTTTGTCGTTCATCCGCCATTGCCGATCGCTGGACATGTCGTTGGACGAGATTCGCATCCTGCTGCGCTTCAAGGATGCGCCGGGCGCGAACTGCGGCGATGTGAACACGTTGCTCGATGCGCACATCGTTCACGTCGCGGCACGTATCCGCGAACTGCGTGTGCTGGAGCGGCAACTCAAGAGCCTGCGCGAACAATGTCCCCAGGCACGGGATGCTGCCCACTGTGGCATCCTGCACGAGTTGTCACAGCCCGCGTGTCCGGGAGCACCTATCAGTGGCGGGCACGTGCATGGCGCGCACGGCGGCGTCCGAAAATGA
- a CDS encoding site-specific integrase: protein MNEVDVYVHAATRANTRRSYTSAVRHFEVEWGGFLPASADSIARYLARHAELLSIATLRQRLAALSRWHQDHGFADPTKAPLVRQTMKGIQTVHPPQTRQAVPLQIGQLSHAVTWLDHAIGTQGAVARLRHTRDKALLLLGFWRGFRSDELIRLETQDVELVPAQGMTCFLPRTKGDRQAAGRCFKVPALSRLCPVAAYTAWKDLSGIEEGPVFRGIDQWGRIRVHGLHVNSVTPLLRSIFERAGLLSADSFSSHSLRRGFANWANDNGWDVKSLMEYVGWRDVKSALRYIDGADAFGQQRIERALSDDAQTS, encoded by the coding sequence ATGAATGAGGTCGATGTCTACGTACACGCGGCAACACGCGCCAATACGCGTCGCAGCTACACCTCCGCCGTGCGCCACTTCGAGGTGGAATGGGGTGGCTTCCTGCCGGCGAGCGCGGACAGCATCGCGCGCTATCTGGCGCGGCATGCCGAACTGCTGTCCATCGCTACCCTGCGACAGCGCCTCGCAGCCTTGTCGCGCTGGCACCAGGATCACGGCTTTGCCGATCCTACCAAGGCCCCTCTGGTACGACAGACCATGAAGGGCATTCAAACCGTGCATCCGCCGCAAACCCGTCAGGCGGTGCCGCTACAGATTGGCCAACTGTCCCACGCCGTGACATGGCTGGACCACGCGATCGGGACCCAGGGCGCGGTCGCGCGACTGCGCCACACCCGTGACAAGGCGCTACTCCTCCTGGGTTTCTGGCGCGGATTCCGAAGTGACGAGTTGATCCGCCTGGAAACGCAAGATGTCGAACTCGTGCCCGCCCAAGGCATGACCTGCTTCCTGCCTCGAACCAAGGGCGACCGGCAGGCGGCCGGACGGTGCTTCAAGGTGCCGGCCTTGTCGCGTCTGTGCCCCGTGGCGGCCTATACGGCCTGGAAGGATCTGTCGGGGATTGAGGAAGGGCCGGTCTTCCGCGGGATCGATCAATGGGGACGAATCCGTGTCCACGGCCTGCACGTCAACAGCGTCACGCCGCTGCTGCGCAGCATTTTCGAGCGCGCGGGACTCCTGTCGGCCGACAGCTTCAGCAGCCATTCCTTGCGTCGTGGTTTCGCCAACTGGGCCAACGACAACGGCTGGGATGTCAAGAGCCTGATGGAATACGTCGGCTGGCGTGATGTGAAGTCTGCCCTGCGCTATATCGACGGGGCCGATGCCTTCGGTCAGCAGCGCATCGAACGCGCCTTGTCGGACGACGCTCAGACGTCGTGA
- a CDS encoding heavy metal sensor histidine kinase has translation MRNPRSLGRWLSWWLAVQTFIGLGFVCVVVYVATSLNFSAKQTEELRHKQDVIRHLVREIATPEELPSLRHKLDDFFIGHADLKLRLTEGAETLLYMTPPAPEPPAHLRRVEFEIPSPWSGTAVLRAELALDSSSDAQLLRQLAWTLLASALAGAVVVSAGGAWLVQRALLPVRDLARQAAALSPENVGQPLDGSAQAQELQPLVAQFNALLVRLDNAYWQLEGFNADVAHELRTPLATLIGETELALSRERGIPELRDVLGSNLEDLHRLASLVNDMLFLSKADRGERARRSPVGSLAALATEVVEFHDAALQEAGVSVRVCGDGGGGFDAGLLRRAISNLLANATRFAERGSMVDVDIEPDAAGGVRLSVSNVGPVIPAEHLPRLFDRFYRADAAREHGSTNHGLGLSIVAAIARMHGGKPFARSAAGRTTIGFSILAFASSR, from the coding sequence ATGCGCAATCCGCGTTCGCTGGGCCGCTGGCTGTCATGGTGGCTCGCGGTACAGACCTTCATCGGACTCGGATTCGTCTGCGTCGTCGTGTATGTGGCCACCAGCCTCAACTTTTCTGCGAAGCAGACCGAGGAGCTTCGGCACAAGCAGGACGTGATCCGCCACCTTGTTCGTGAGATCGCGACACCGGAGGAACTGCCGAGCCTACGTCACAAGCTCGACGATTTCTTCATCGGCCATGCCGACCTCAAACTGCGGCTGACCGAGGGCGCCGAGACGCTCCTGTACATGACGCCGCCGGCCCCCGAGCCCCCCGCGCACCTGCGTCGGGTTGAATTCGAGATCCCTTCACCGTGGTCGGGCACGGCCGTGCTGCGTGCCGAATTGGCGCTCGACAGCAGTTCCGATGCCCAATTGCTGAGGCAACTGGCGTGGACGTTACTGGCGAGTGCGCTGGCCGGCGCCGTGGTCGTCTCCGCCGGGGGGGCGTGGCTCGTGCAACGCGCGCTGCTGCCCGTTCGCGACCTGGCTCGGCAAGCCGCCGCGCTCAGTCCGGAAAACGTCGGACAGCCGCTGGATGGTTCCGCGCAGGCGCAGGAACTGCAGCCGCTGGTCGCGCAGTTCAACGCGCTGCTCGTGCGGCTGGACAACGCATACTGGCAACTGGAAGGCTTCAATGCGGACGTCGCCCATGAACTGCGTACGCCGCTGGCGACACTGATCGGCGAGACCGAACTCGCCCTGAGCCGCGAACGCGGCATTCCCGAGTTGCGGGACGTGCTGGGATCGAACCTCGAGGACCTGCACCGCCTGGCGAGTCTCGTCAATGACATGCTGTTCCTGTCGAAGGCCGATCGCGGCGAGCGGGCGCGCCGAAGCCCTGTCGGCAGCCTCGCCGCTCTTGCGACCGAGGTGGTCGAATTCCACGATGCAGCACTCCAGGAGGCGGGCGTCAGCGTTCGGGTTTGCGGGGACGGCGGCGGCGGCTTTGATGCGGGTTTGTTGCGGCGGGCGATATCGAACCTCCTCGCCAACGCGACCCGTTTTGCGGAGCGCGGGTCGATGGTTGACGTCGACATCGAGCCGGACGCTGCCGGCGGCGTTCGCCTGTCCGTCAGCAACGTCGGGCCGGTGATTCCTGCGGAACATCTTCCACGCCTGTTCGACCGCTTCTACCGGGCGGACGCGGCGCGCGAACACGGAAGCACCAATCACGGACTCGGATTGTCGATCGTCGCAGCGATCGCGCGCATGCATGGCGGCAAGCCGTTCGCCCGATCGGCCGCCGGCAGGACGACGATCGGTTTCAGTATTCTTGCATTTGCCTCAAGCCGGTAA
- a CDS encoding Tn3 family transposase: MASLERTAYPQFLSYYSPSDLRQFFTLQDEEINWLKSAGRSAGTRLGLAVLLKVFQHLRYFPSLDKIPSEVITHVRNGLGFGDAIRIEYPVERTLFRHKAMVLGLLNVKPFHGHDAMRQAERFACDAAELMDQRADIINGIIEGVLQARYELPAFSTLDDLAEKAHAAVQNRVFGKVFHRITPQQLEALQALLVTDKLERRQSEYNELKKSAKRPTRKHLDMLVEHLEWLDSITAGDDVLAGLPDTKIRHFAAQAMAYDVSELRECAETKRYTLLVALIRRMQVRARDQLAEMFLRRVATIHKRAKEELDQIQFGQRGQIERLIGTLDGVLAILDGEPDNAAAGAQIREYLAPAGGVHGVRETCAQVQATSGNNYLPLVWKHFKSHRSILFRLVHLLDIRATTQDRTLIDALNLIKTYQDKHRIEWITESIDLSFASDRWRKLLREGDSGDGFGLGLSRRNLEICVFSYLAEELRSGDLSIVGSEEFADYRDQLLSWEECQELLPAYCDKIGLPQDATTFASSLRDWLTDTAQHLDDTFPECRGDVALTASGEPVLRKPIAREIPPSVMSLQNALTQRMPARHILDVLANIEHWMGFTRHFGPLSGNMAKLKQPAERYLLTIFAMGCNLGPTQAARHLGNSGVTPHMLSFVNRRHLSLESLEAAQRELNEVYLRLDLPKIWGDGKTVAADGTQYDFYDENLLAGYHFRYRKMGAVAYRHVANNYIAVFRHFIPPGVWEAIYVIEGLLKAGLSVEADTVHADTQGQSATVFAFTHLLGIKLMPRIRNWKNLTLFRPDKAVKYKYINRLFGDSVDWNLIERHWQDLMQVALSIYAGKISSATLLRKLGSYSRKNRLYFAAQELGNVIRTGFLLEWIGSRELRQEITANTNKIESYNGFAKWLSFGGDVIAVNEPDEQQKRLRYNDLVASALILQNTVDMMRTLGDLRHEGWQITENDVSFLSPYQVAHVKRFGEYSLKLKRKPEAWIADDTFQQAAASVQDMRRATRRA, from the coding sequence ATGGCGTCACTGGAGCGCACTGCATACCCGCAGTTTCTGAGCTACTACTCACCGAGTGACCTGCGACAGTTCTTTACTCTGCAGGATGAAGAAATCAACTGGCTGAAGTCGGCCGGCCGTTCTGCCGGGACCCGACTCGGACTGGCCGTCCTGCTCAAAGTTTTCCAGCACTTGCGCTACTTTCCTAGCCTCGACAAGATACCTTCCGAGGTGATCACCCACGTCCGGAATGGCCTCGGTTTCGGTGACGCGATACGGATCGAATACCCCGTCGAACGCACCCTCTTTCGGCACAAAGCCATGGTGCTGGGCTTGCTTAACGTCAAACCCTTCCATGGGCACGATGCGATGCGCCAAGCAGAACGCTTTGCCTGCGATGCGGCTGAGCTCATGGATCAGCGTGCCGACATCATCAATGGGATAATCGAGGGGGTGCTCCAGGCGCGCTACGAACTCCCCGCCTTCTCGACGCTCGACGATTTGGCAGAGAAGGCCCACGCTGCCGTGCAGAACCGGGTGTTCGGTAAGGTATTTCACCGTATCACCCCCCAACAACTCGAAGCCCTACAGGCGCTGCTGGTCACGGACAAACTGGAACGCCGCCAAAGCGAATACAACGAGCTCAAGAAATCCGCGAAACGCCCGACCCGCAAGCATCTCGATATGCTGGTGGAGCATCTGGAATGGCTGGATTCGATCACGGCGGGGGATGACGTCCTTGCAGGCCTTCCCGACACCAAGATTCGCCACTTCGCCGCCCAGGCCATGGCCTATGACGTGTCCGAGTTGCGCGAATGCGCCGAGACCAAGCGTTACACCCTGCTGGTGGCCCTGATCCGGCGCATGCAGGTGCGCGCGCGGGATCAGTTGGCCGAGATGTTCCTGCGCCGCGTGGCCACGATTCACAAACGCGCCAAGGAAGAGCTCGACCAGATCCAGTTCGGGCAGCGCGGCCAGATCGAGCGCCTGATCGGCACGCTGGATGGCGTGCTCGCCATCCTCGACGGCGAACCGGACAATGCGGCGGCCGGCGCTCAGATACGCGAATACCTTGCACCCGCAGGTGGAGTCCACGGGGTCCGCGAGACCTGTGCCCAGGTGCAGGCGACCAGCGGCAACAACTACCTGCCGCTCGTGTGGAAACACTTCAAGAGCCATCGCTCCATCCTGTTCCGGCTCGTGCATTTGCTCGACATCCGCGCCACCACCCAGGATCGGACGCTGATCGACGCTTTGAACCTCATCAAGACCTACCAGGACAAGCATCGCATCGAGTGGATTACGGAGAGCATTGACCTTTCCTTCGCCTCGGACCGCTGGCGCAAGCTCCTGCGCGAGGGCGACAGCGGCGATGGTTTCGGTCTGGGCTTAAGCCGGCGCAACCTCGAAATCTGTGTCTTCTCCTACCTCGCCGAGGAGTTGCGCTCTGGCGATCTCAGTATCGTCGGCTCGGAGGAGTTCGCCGATTACCGCGATCAGTTGCTTTCGTGGGAGGAATGCCAGGAGTTGTTACCCGCCTACTGCGACAAGATTGGCCTGCCGCAGGACGCAACGACCTTTGCCAGCAGTTTGCGCGACTGGCTCACCGACACCGCGCAGCACCTGGATGACACGTTTCCTGAATGCCGCGGCGATGTGGCCCTGACTGCCAGCGGAGAACCCGTGTTGCGCAAGCCGATTGCGCGCGAAATCCCGCCTTCGGTTATGTCGCTGCAGAACGCGCTGACCCAGCGCATGCCGGCGCGGCACATTCTGGACGTGCTCGCCAACATCGAACACTGGATGGGCTTCACGCGGCACTTCGGGCCACTATCGGGCAACATGGCCAAGCTCAAGCAGCCGGCCGAGCGCTACCTGCTGACGATCTTCGCCATGGGCTGCAACCTCGGGCCCACACAGGCGGCGCGCCATCTGGGCAACAGCGGCGTCACGCCGCACATGCTGTCCTTCGTCAATCGGCGCCACCTCTCACTGGAGAGCCTGGAAGCGGCCCAACGCGAGCTCAACGAGGTATATCTGCGCCTGGATCTCCCCAAGATATGGGGTGATGGCAAGACGGTCGCCGCCGACGGTACGCAGTACGATTTCTACGACGAAAACCTGCTCGCGGGTTACCACTTCCGTTACCGCAAGATGGGCGCCGTCGCCTACCGGCACGTGGCCAACAATTACATCGCGGTGTTCCGCCACTTCATTCCGCCCGGTGTGTGGGAAGCGATCTACGTGATCGAGGGACTGCTCAAGGCCGGCCTGTCGGTCGAAGCGGATACCGTGCATGCCGACACCCAGGGCCAGTCGGCCACAGTGTTTGCCTTCACCCATCTGCTGGGCATCAAGCTGATGCCGCGCATCCGGAACTGGAAAAATCTGACGCTGTTCCGGCCGGACAAGGCGGTGAAGTACAAGTACATCAACCGCCTGTTCGGCGACAGCGTGGACTGGAACCTCATCGAGCGGCACTGGCAGGATCTGATGCAGGTGGCCTTGTCGATCTACGCCGGCAAGATTTCTTCGGCCACCCTGCTGCGCAAGCTGGGCAGCTACAGCCGCAAGAACCGTCTGTATTTCGCGGCGCAGGAACTGGGCAACGTGATCCGCACGGGCTTCCTGCTGGAGTGGATCGGCAGTCGTGAGCTGCGCCAGGAGATCACCGCCAACACCAACAAGATCGAGTCCTACAACGGCTTTGCCAAATGGCTGTCCTTCGGTGGCGACGTGATCGCGGTGAACGAGCCGGACGAACAGCAGAAGCGCCTGCGCTACAACGATCTGGTGGCCTCCGCCCTGATCCTGCAGAACACCGTCGACATGATGCGCACGTTGGGCGACCTCCGGCATGAAGGCTGGCAGATCACGGAAAACGATGTCAGCTTTCTGAGTCCCTACCAGGTCGCGCACGTCAAGCGCTTCGGCGAGTACAGCCTGAAACTCAAGCGCAAACCCGAAGCCTGGATCGCGGACGACACCTTTCAACAAGCGGCCGCGTCGGTGCAGGACATGCGGCGCGCGACGCGCAGAGCCTGA
- the ugpQ gene encoding glycerophosphodiester phosphodiesterase has protein sequence MSLAGAGFPGAAEPAPRGGWPYPRWIAHRGAGTLAPENTLAAFALGHAHGYRMFECDVRLSADGQPFLLHDDRLERTTDGQGEAVDQRWAELAGLDAGSWHSPRHAGERLPSLGDVVEFCRQHDCALNVELKPAPGDEVRTGREVATRLARSWTLALPPLLSSFSVAALAAAAGVAPQLPRGLLLEAFSDEGLGAARRLGCVALICEQRAWDGATVRQARAAGFRLLAYTVNEDGEAARLLALGVNGLITDRIDHFPASAGA, from the coding sequence ATGAGCCTCGCTGGTGCCGGCTTTCCCGGGGCTGCCGAGCCTGCTCCCCGAGGGGGCTGGCCCTATCCGCGCTGGATCGCCCATCGCGGCGCCGGGACGCTGGCGCCCGAGAACACCCTGGCTGCGTTTGCGCTCGGCCATGCGCACGGCTACCGGATGTTCGAATGCGATGTGCGCCTGAGTGCGGACGGACAGCCTTTCCTGCTCCATGACGACCGCCTCGAACGCACCACCGATGGACAGGGCGAGGCCGTCGACCAGCGCTGGGCGGAGCTGGCCGGGCTCGATGCCGGGAGCTGGCATTCGCCACGTCATGCCGGGGAACGGCTGCCGTCGCTGGGCGACGTGGTCGAGTTCTGCCGCCAGCATGACTGCGCGCTGAACGTCGAGTTGAAGCCGGCTCCCGGCGACGAAGTGCGCACCGGGCGGGAGGTCGCCACCCGCCTGGCCCGGTCATGGACCCTGGCGCTGCCGCCGCTGCTCAGCTCCTTCAGCGTGGCCGCGCTCGCGGCCGCGGCCGGCGTCGCACCGCAGCTTCCCCGCGGCTTGCTGCTCGAAGCTTTTTCGGACGAAGGGCTCGGTGCTGCGCGCCGCCTCGGCTGTGTCGCGCTGATTTGCGAGCAGCGTGCCTGGGATGGAGCGACCGTCCGCCAGGCCCGCGCCGCCGGATTCAGGCTTCTTGCCTACACGGTCAATGAGGATGGAGAAGCGGCCCGTCTGCTGGCCCTGGGGGTCAATGGCTTGATCACCGACCGGATCGACCATTTTCCTGCTTCCGCGGGAGCCTGA
- the tnpC gene encoding Tn3 family transposase post-transcriptional regulator TnpC, protein MDIPEPRFAVTPYGDVDSAALDNLRQSFDTTALLELVDGLAPMAQRFDRTGGVRDELLRLHRMAHTVINGANPSESSADDLWEVAAALIDEFRQMSDHCLEIAAALQPLADLQPDHDV, encoded by the coding sequence ATGGACATCCCTGAACCCCGTTTCGCGGTTACCCCCTACGGCGATGTTGACTCCGCAGCACTGGACAACCTGCGGCAAAGCTTTGATACCACAGCGCTACTCGAACTGGTCGACGGGCTGGCTCCGATGGCGCAGCGTTTCGACAGAACAGGGGGTGTGCGGGATGAACTGCTGCGTCTTCATCGCATGGCGCACACTGTCATCAATGGCGCGAATCCGAGCGAATCGAGCGCCGATGACCTGTGGGAAGTTGCCGCCGCCCTCATCGACGAGTTCCGGCAGATGTCCGATCACTGTCTCGAGATCGCCGCAGCTCTGCAGCCGTTGGCCGACCTGCAGCCGGATCACGACGTCTGA
- a CDS encoding heavy metal translocating P-type ATPase, with translation MSKCSVGSCGCSIVSQSPGDSSPDGPNGKLYGVDSTDCPTDAALVRNNLEPLDGVTGLDLTVTRQRSDVSDRPDPPVAADAAVPAIGAPAQRIDKTTAAVRTTLAIAGMDCPTEEALIRSKLAGMAGVAALDFNLVQRRLSVTHRPGALEAVLGALKAIGLEAKVESAGTESAAPPIKPAPKTHWWPMALAGVTATLAEGVYWLNGGDHWTVLALALVSILSGGLATYKKGWIALRHRNLNINALMSIAVTGAMLIGHWPEAAMVMFLFTLAEVIEAKSLDRARNAIRGLLELAPDTATVCQGDGRWVTMPAKTVPLEAVVRVRPGERIALDGVVISGRSTVNQAPITGESLPVDKAEGDNVFAGTINEAGSLEYRVTAEASHSTLARIIHAVESAQGSRAPTQRFVDRFARIYTPVVFAGALLVAIVPPLAFDGAWMDWIYKALVLLVIACPCALVISTPVTIVSGLAAAARKGILVKGGVYLEEGRKLATLALDKTGTITHGRPAQTDFMVLSGDANQAHILAGSLAARSDHPVSLAIARAAVEMGWVLREVADFAAIPGRGVRGGIDGHVYQLGNHRLIEEIGLCSPDIEKALDTLERQGKTAVLLANHAEVLAIFAVADTLRETSRQAIADLHSLGVKTLMLTGDNTHTAEAIARAVGIDEARGNLLPEDKLSTIESLLTHRKGGKVGMVGDGINDAPSLARADIGFAMGAAGTDTAIETADVALMDDDLRKIPAFVRLSQATSDVLIQNIVVALGIKAGFLLLTVSGQATMWMAVFADMGASLLVVANGLRLLRR, from the coding sequence ATGAGCAAATGCAGTGTTGGTAGTTGCGGATGTTCCATCGTGTCGCAGTCGCCGGGTGATTCGTCCCCCGACGGCCCCAACGGGAAGCTATACGGCGTCGACAGCACGGACTGCCCCACCGATGCGGCGCTGGTCCGCAACAATCTTGAACCCCTCGACGGCGTGACGGGACTCGACCTCACCGTGACCCGGCAAAGGTCGGACGTGAGCGATCGCCCCGACCCGCCGGTCGCGGCCGACGCCGCCGTGCCAGCCATCGGTGCGCCGGCACAGCGCATCGATAAGACCACTGCTGCCGTGCGCACGACGCTCGCGATCGCCGGGATGGACTGTCCGACCGAGGAGGCGTTGATCCGGAGCAAGCTCGCTGGCATGGCTGGAGTGGCGGCGCTCGATTTCAACCTCGTCCAGCGTCGGCTGAGCGTGACGCATCGTCCGGGAGCATTGGAAGCGGTCCTCGGCGCCCTGAAAGCCATTGGTCTCGAAGCGAAGGTCGAATCGGCAGGCACGGAGAGCGCAGCGCCGCCGATCAAACCCGCGCCCAAGACCCACTGGTGGCCGATGGCGCTGGCCGGAGTCACCGCGACGTTGGCCGAGGGGGTGTATTGGCTCAACGGCGGTGACCACTGGACCGTCCTGGCTCTCGCGCTGGTGTCGATCCTCAGTGGCGGTCTGGCGACCTACAAGAAAGGCTGGATCGCGCTCAGGCATCGCAATCTCAACATCAACGCACTCATGTCGATTGCCGTGACCGGCGCGATGCTCATCGGACACTGGCCGGAAGCGGCCATGGTGATGTTCCTGTTCACGCTGGCCGAGGTGATCGAAGCGAAATCGCTCGATCGGGCGCGCAATGCGATTCGCGGCTTGCTGGAACTCGCGCCCGACACTGCGACCGTATGCCAGGGCGATGGAAGGTGGGTAACCATGCCGGCCAAGACGGTGCCGCTGGAGGCCGTGGTGCGCGTGCGCCCCGGTGAGCGGATTGCGCTCGACGGCGTGGTGATCAGCGGACGTTCGACGGTCAATCAGGCGCCCATCACCGGCGAGAGCCTGCCGGTCGATAAGGCCGAAGGCGACAACGTGTTCGCCGGAACGATCAATGAAGCGGGATCGCTGGAATATCGCGTGACAGCGGAGGCGAGCCATTCCACCCTGGCCCGCATCATCCACGCGGTCGAATCGGCCCAGGGCAGCCGCGCGCCCACCCAGCGCTTCGTCGACCGGTTCGCCCGGATCTACACGCCCGTCGTGTTCGCCGGCGCGCTGCTGGTGGCCATCGTGCCACCGCTAGCTTTCGACGGCGCGTGGATGGACTGGATCTACAAGGCGCTGGTGCTGCTGGTGATTGCCTGTCCGTGTGCCTTGGTGATCTCGACGCCGGTCACGATAGTCAGCGGTCTCGCCGCGGCCGCCCGCAAGGGCATTCTGGTGAAAGGTGGCGTCTATCTCGAAGAGGGGCGCAAGCTCGCCACGCTGGCGCTCGACAAGACCGGCACGATTACGCACGGCAGGCCCGCCCAGACGGACTTCATGGTGCTGAGCGGCGACGCGAACCAGGCGCATATCCTGGCAGGCAGTCTCGCGGCGCGCTCGGATCATCCGGTCTCGCTGGCGATCGCCCGTGCCGCGGTTGAAATGGGATGGGTGTTGCGCGAGGTCGCCGATTTCGCCGCCATTCCGGGCCGCGGCGTGCGTGGCGGCATTGATGGTCACGTCTATCAGCTCGGCAACCATCGACTGATCGAGGAAATCGGCCTGTGCTCACCCGACATCGAAAAAGCGCTCGACACGCTCGAGCGCCAAGGCAAGACGGCCGTACTCTTGGCGAACCATGCAGAGGTGCTGGCCATCTTCGCCGTCGCCGACACGCTGCGCGAGACGAGCCGTCAGGCGATTGCCGATCTGCATTCCCTGGGGGTGAAGACGCTGATGCTCACCGGCGATAACACTCACACGGCCGAAGCGATTGCCCGCGCGGTGGGTATCGACGAGGCAAGGGGCAATCTGCTGCCGGAAGACAAACTCAGCACCATCGAATCACTGCTGACGCACCGGAAGGGGGGCAAGGTCGGCATGGTGGGAGACGGCATCAACGACGCACCCTCGCTGGCCCGCGCGGACATCGGTTTCGCGATGGGGGCGGCGGGCACGGACACCGCGATCGAGACCGCGGACGTGGCGTTGATGGACGACGACCTGCGCAAGATCCCCGCCTTCGTGCGCCTGTCACAGGCCACATCCGACGTGCTGATCCAGAACATCGTAGTGGCGCTCGGCATCAAGGCGGGGTTTCTGCTGCTCACCGTGAGCGGGCAGGCCACGATGTGGATGGCGGTATTCGCGGACATGGGGGCGAGTTTGCTGGTCGTGGCAAATGGACTCCGCTTGTTGCGGAGATAA
- a CDS encoding peptidoglycan-binding domain-containing protein: MTRNFDALYSYNAAESYALAIAHLSDRLRGGAAFAAPWPTDDPGLSRAERRELQLLLIARGDDIGAADGMIGARTREALRRVQAELGLPVDGRAGQRVLNALRAAAAR; the protein is encoded by the coding sequence GTGACGCGCAACTTCGATGCGCTGTATTCCTACAATGCCGCGGAAAGCTATGCCCTGGCGATCGCTCACCTGTCCGACCGGCTGCGCGGTGGCGCGGCGTTCGCCGCGCCATGGCCGACCGACGACCCGGGCTTGTCGCGCGCCGAGCGCCGTGAGCTGCAACTGCTGCTGATCGCCCGCGGCGACGACATTGGCGCGGCCGACGGCATGATCGGTGCGCGCACGCGCGAAGCGCTCCGGCGCGTCCAGGCCGAGCTGGGTCTGCCTGTCGATGGCCGCGCCGGCCAGCGCGTACTGAACGCGCTGCGCGCAGCGGCCGCACGCTGA